A portion of the Streptomyces platensis genome contains these proteins:
- a CDS encoding DUF5753 domain-containing protein, translated as MSHSTNPESTHTEWRQQMRDGLKPLQNSLVQLFQETRLFRIYSSTLMPGLLQAEGYAAAVLRTVAAFQELPFDDSAEAARARVERSRVIHEPERRFELLIEEVVLHHQLANTEVMTAQLDYLLATAALPSVSLGIIPMATQERVQWPRETFHVYDDNLVSVELLSAEVKLTQPSEIAQYLKAFDQLRSMAVYGSEARALVLKALEALR; from the coding sequence ATGTCGCATTCAACGAACCCCGAATCCACACATACCGAGTGGCGCCAGCAGATGCGCGACGGGCTGAAGCCGCTCCAGAACAGTTTGGTCCAGTTATTCCAGGAGACCCGGCTGTTCCGTATCTACTCCTCCACCCTCATGCCCGGGCTACTACAGGCCGAGGGCTACGCGGCAGCAGTGCTGCGAACCGTCGCCGCCTTTCAGGAACTCCCCTTCGACGACAGCGCGGAGGCTGCGCGTGCCCGCGTAGAACGGTCCCGCGTCATTCATGAGCCGGAGCGCCGTTTCGAACTGCTCATCGAAGAAGTAGTGCTGCACCACCAACTCGCAAACACGGAGGTGATGACTGCCCAGTTGGACTACCTGCTCGCCACCGCCGCCCTGCCGTCTGTGTCACTCGGGATCATCCCGATGGCGACGCAGGAGCGGGTGCAGTGGCCGCGCGAGACGTTCCATGTGTACGACGACAACCTGGTGTCGGTCGAGTTGCTTTCCGCAGAGGTGAAGCTCACCCAGCCCTCCGAAATCGCCCAGTATCTAAAGGCGTTCGATCAGCTCCGCAGCATGGCCGTGTACGGGTCGGAGGCGCGGGCGCTCGTTCTGAAGGCGCTGGAGGCGTTGCGCTGA
- a CDS encoding helix-turn-helix domain-containing protein: protein MSTDYQQARAALGVRLRELRESCPTGKLTGPQLAARLGCVHSKIYKLENGNQTATAEDVRAWAGATGHPEATAELLARLAGFESHIRSWRRQLASGHFPVQQSWNAEVARSKVLHIWEEAVIAGMLQTAEYARHVFIRYAEFQQSKPDADEAVRARMKRQEWLYESGKKLHVLMWEAALHALICPPSVLAAQLDRLAGVIGMDSVSLGIVPLGAPLKLAPANGFCVLDDRLAITEDWHAELWLDDAHNVATYMKVWNTLRDSAVYGTEAQNVISRARRSLCSP, encoded by the coding sequence GTGAGCACCGACTATCAGCAGGCCCGGGCCGCCCTTGGGGTCAGACTCCGAGAACTACGGGAGTCCTGCCCGACGGGCAAGCTCACCGGTCCGCAGCTGGCCGCCCGCCTCGGCTGCGTCCACTCCAAGATCTACAAGCTGGAGAACGGAAATCAGACAGCCACCGCCGAAGACGTGCGGGCGTGGGCCGGGGCGACAGGTCATCCGGAGGCTACGGCCGAACTGCTCGCCCGGCTTGCGGGTTTCGAATCCCACATCCGTTCATGGCGCCGGCAGTTGGCGTCCGGACACTTTCCGGTGCAGCAGAGCTGGAACGCAGAGGTGGCACGCTCAAAGGTCCTCCACATATGGGAGGAAGCCGTTATCGCCGGCATGTTGCAGACCGCCGAATACGCACGTCACGTCTTCATTCGTTACGCGGAATTCCAGCAATCGAAGCCGGATGCAGACGAAGCGGTGAGAGCGCGGATGAAGCGACAGGAATGGCTTTACGAATCGGGAAAGAAGCTCCACGTCCTGATGTGGGAAGCAGCCCTACACGCTCTCATCTGCCCACCCTCCGTACTCGCTGCCCAGCTCGACCGACTCGCCGGAGTCATCGGCATGGACAGCGTCTCGCTGGGCATCGTCCCCCTCGGGGCACCGCTGAAGCTCGCCCCGGCCAACGGATTCTGCGTCCTGGACGACCGGCTGGCCATTACTGAGGACTGGCATGCGGAACTGTGGCTGGACGACGCGCACAACGTCGCCACCTACATGAAGGTCTGGAACACGCTCCGGGACTCCGCCGTCTACGGCACCGAGGCACAGAACGTGATCAGCAGAGCCCGTCGGTCGCTCTGTTCGCCATGA
- a CDS encoding DUF6879 family protein translates to MARRLRFRGTDSKQGNCPALHEDVETGEIIVQGAPLSDALDLEQLQHFSPGDSAVIVPRELLVNWGPKEIDHVPEIIDQEEFRKLFEAFEHSAWHLESRRGYASDQEDEDYRKFLDTGTVTWSLDDAWCTNIRAQTAAGKHVGRVRIVDNPPTSGQLYLLGYSQCNAATGEDVRNLWRRDAERLRLPAEDFWIFDSRLVALLNFDDADVLLNVELITEPAEVVRYCQVRDAAWHHAIPYETFAAEVSAAE, encoded by the coding sequence ATGGCACGGCGCCTGCGTTTCAGGGGCACGGACAGCAAGCAAGGCAACTGTCCCGCGCTGCACGAGGACGTAGAAACGGGCGAGATCATCGTCCAGGGAGCACCGCTCAGCGACGCCTTAGACCTTGAACAGCTCCAACACTTCAGCCCGGGGGATTCGGCGGTCATCGTTCCTCGCGAACTGCTCGTGAACTGGGGCCCGAAGGAGATCGATCACGTGCCGGAAATCATCGATCAGGAGGAGTTCCGCAAGCTCTTCGAGGCCTTCGAGCATTCGGCATGGCACCTCGAATCCCGCCGCGGCTACGCCTCTGACCAGGAGGACGAGGACTACCGGAAGTTCCTCGATACGGGCACCGTGACGTGGAGCCTGGATGACGCATGGTGCACGAACATCCGCGCCCAGACGGCGGCCGGTAAGCACGTCGGCCGGGTCCGCATTGTCGACAACCCTCCGACGTCTGGTCAGCTCTACCTACTCGGCTACTCGCAGTGCAACGCCGCCACCGGCGAGGACGTACGCAACCTGTGGCGCCGTGACGCGGAACGTCTGCGCCTTCCCGCCGAGGATTTCTGGATCTTTGACTCCCGATTGGTCGCCCTGCTGAACTTCGACGATGCCGACGTGCTTCTGAACGTCGAGCTGATCACCGAACCGGCTGAGGTCGTCCGATACTGCCAGGTGCGCGACGCCGCATGGCATCACGCCATCCCGTACGAGACGTTCGCGGCGGAGGTGTCTGCCGCAGAGTAG
- a CDS encoding TetR/AcrR family transcriptional regulator, with protein sequence MNAESAEPARRRLTRAEAKARTRALLLDAAARVFARKGFTGASVEEIAEAAGFSIGALYSNFGSKEALFLELLADRQTDRIAEAAQMLECHPSGTGEAAAELGRLLIDVADKDTDFAPLQAEFWLYAVRNPEVLETMAANLRTPRRALQQVISTSLAQQDAPAEVSAEAVATVVAALFTGLVRQRRIDPASVPEELFGDALKWLFAGINASGAAPSGTE encoded by the coding sequence ATGAACGCTGAGAGTGCTGAACCCGCCCGGCGGCGCCTGACCCGGGCGGAGGCCAAGGCCCGCACCCGTGCGCTCCTGCTGGACGCGGCGGCCCGGGTCTTCGCCCGCAAGGGCTTCACCGGTGCCTCCGTGGAAGAGATCGCAGAGGCGGCCGGATTCTCCATCGGTGCGCTGTACTCGAACTTCGGCAGCAAGGAGGCGCTGTTCCTCGAACTGCTCGCCGACCGCCAGACCGACCGCATCGCCGAGGCCGCCCAGATGCTGGAGTGCCACCCGTCGGGTACCGGCGAAGCCGCCGCCGAACTCGGCCGGCTGCTGATCGATGTCGCCGACAAGGACACCGACTTCGCGCCGCTCCAGGCCGAGTTCTGGCTCTACGCGGTCCGCAACCCCGAGGTCCTGGAAACCATGGCGGCCAACCTGCGCACGCCCCGCCGCGCACTGCAACAGGTGATCAGCACGTCCCTGGCCCAGCAGGACGCCCCCGCAGAGGTCTCCGCCGAGGCCGTGGCCACGGTGGTGGCGGCCCTCTTCACCGGCCTGGTGCGCCAGCGGCGCATCGACCCCGCCAGCGTGCCCGAGGAACTCTTCGGTGACGCCCTGAAGTGGCTCTTCGCCGGCATCAACGCCAGTGGGGCGGCCCCTTCCGGCACCGAGTGA
- a CDS encoding ferredoxin, translating into MITQPPPQPLRLVVDLNRCQSYGQCVYAAPTVFRFHGEESLEYDYAPGDGVRREVERAAAACPVQAITLSGATEPAPVACGGGR; encoded by the coding sequence ATGATCACGCAGCCCCCGCCGCAGCCCCTGCGGCTGGTGGTGGACCTCAACCGTTGCCAGAGCTACGGACAGTGCGTCTACGCCGCCCCGACGGTCTTCCGGTTCCACGGCGAGGAATCGCTGGAGTACGACTACGCGCCGGGCGACGGCGTCCGGCGCGAGGTGGAGCGCGCGGCGGCCGCCTGCCCGGTCCAGGCGATCACGCTCAGCGGTGCCACGGAGCCCGCGCCCGTCGCGTGCGGAGGCGGCCGGTGA
- a CDS encoding NAD(P)/FAD-dependent oxidoreductase translates to MTAAGAAGLRTGRVVVVGASLAGLRAAEALRDEGFTGELTLIGDEPHEPYDRPPLSKAVLSGRLDSDHIALPRVRDIGARWLLGTPATGLDVPGRRVELADGRSLGYDRLLIATGTRARRWPVQAGGGLEGVHVLRTREDAERLRGALAAGPRRVLVVGAGFTGGEVASSCRELGIPVTVTQRSAAPLAGALGGVLGRAAAEWYREVGVDLRLNTTVQALEGDACGRLRRAVLSDGTAMPVEVAVIATGAVANTEWLAGSGLAADHRGVVSEGDCRAVAGSGRPVEDVFVAGDVARWPHPLYPGQLLRLDHWDNAVAQARTAAYNLTRGPDERRDHQPLPAFWSQQFGRYLKSVGVPAVADRVVVTQGALDQRQFVAAYGLKGRLVGVVSVDSPRVLDGYAALIEARAPFPPRLGATDGPDRLEPVDAGFPGRAAGGPQEHDIRTPSALAPAQTAHR, encoded by the coding sequence GTGACCGCGGCGGGCGCAGCGGGGCTGCGTACCGGCCGGGTGGTGGTGGTCGGCGCCTCGCTGGCCGGGTTGCGCGCCGCCGAAGCCCTCCGCGACGAGGGGTTCACGGGGGAACTCACCTTGATCGGGGACGAGCCGCACGAGCCCTATGACCGGCCGCCGCTGTCGAAGGCGGTGCTGTCCGGCCGGCTGGACAGTGACCACATCGCGCTGCCCCGGGTCCGTGACATCGGCGCCCGCTGGCTGCTGGGCACGCCCGCCACCGGGCTGGACGTACCCGGCCGCCGGGTGGAACTGGCCGACGGCCGGAGCCTGGGGTACGACCGGCTGCTGATAGCCACCGGCACCCGGGCGCGCCGCTGGCCCGTCCAGGCCGGCGGCGGGCTGGAGGGTGTGCATGTGCTGCGTACCCGCGAGGACGCCGAGCGGCTGCGCGGCGCCCTGGCGGCCGGCCCGCGCCGGGTGCTGGTCGTCGGCGCCGGCTTCACGGGTGGCGAAGTGGCCTCCTCCTGCCGGGAGTTGGGGATCCCGGTGACGGTGACACAGCGCAGCGCGGCCCCGCTGGCCGGTGCGCTGGGCGGGGTGCTGGGCCGGGCCGCCGCCGAGTGGTACCGCGAGGTGGGGGTGGATCTGCGGCTGAACACCACGGTCCAGGCCCTGGAAGGTGACGCCTGCGGCCGGCTGCGCCGGGCGGTGCTGTCCGACGGCACGGCGATGCCCGTCGAGGTGGCCGTGATCGCCACCGGCGCCGTGGCCAACACCGAGTGGCTGGCCGGCTCCGGGCTCGCCGCCGACCACCGGGGAGTGGTGAGCGAGGGCGACTGCCGGGCGGTGGCCGGCTCCGGCCGCCCGGTCGAGGACGTCTTCGTCGCCGGTGACGTCGCCCGCTGGCCGCACCCCCTCTACCCCGGGCAGCTGCTGCGCCTGGACCACTGGGACAACGCGGTCGCCCAGGCCCGCACCGCCGCATACAACCTCACCCGCGGCCCGGACGAACGGCGCGACCACCAGCCGCTGCCCGCCTTCTGGTCCCAGCAGTTCGGCCGCTACCTCAAGTCCGTCGGAGTGCCGGCCGTCGCCGATCGGGTCGTGGTCACCCAAGGGGCCCTCGACCAGCGGCAGTTCGTCGCCGCATACGGGCTCAAGGGCAGGTTGGTCGGCGTCGTGTCGGTCGACTCCCCGCGGGTGCTGGACGGCTACGCGGCCCTCATCGAAGCCCGCGCGCCGTTCCCGCCCCGGCTGGGCGCCACGGACGGACCGGACCGGCTCGAACCCGTCGATGCCGGCTTCCCCGGCCGTGCTGCCGGCGGCCCCCAGGAGCACGACATCCGCACGCCCTCGGCCCTCGCGCCGGCCCAGACCGCACACCGGTGA
- a CDS encoding cytochrome P450, with protein sequence MTTSTAPSATDLFAQAMRYDHRADPYPYYAQLRREPVVRMDDGSWLVSGHREIRQLLHDPRSSADRLNPQTKVPKAARGLLVQDPPLHDQLRRVVSQEFIPRITGMRDHLGALVSGLLDAQAGDRPGRLDVVADLAYPLPVTVICELLGVPREDEPLFGSIARRLTRGLDPIDTQTEEELRELDQARGELMQYLEGVIARRRTEPGTDLLSGLMFHQDPDDVMGPVQLRVTLGLLLIAGHETTVNLIANGTLALLRNPDALARLREDPDLATPLVEEVLRYDPPVQMSGRSALADIDLAGTTIPKGSRIRLLLAAGNRDATRFDDPDRFVPDRRDNAHLGFGGGIHYCIGATLARAEAQIALTALARRLRSPRLVADPPPYRENAVLRGPEQLLVAFDQLVPDGPQGVS encoded by the coding sequence ATGACGACTTCCACCGCACCTTCGGCAACGGACCTCTTCGCCCAGGCCATGCGGTACGACCACCGTGCCGACCCCTACCCGTACTACGCCCAGCTCCGCCGGGAGCCGGTCGTGCGTATGGACGACGGCTCCTGGCTGGTCAGCGGCCACCGGGAGATCCGGCAGCTGCTGCACGACCCGCGCAGCAGTGCCGACCGGCTCAACCCGCAGACCAAGGTCCCGAAGGCCGCCAGGGGTCTGCTCGTGCAGGACCCGCCCCTGCATGACCAGCTGCGTCGCGTGGTCTCCCAGGAGTTCATCCCCCGGATCACGGGCATGCGGGACCACCTCGGCGCGCTGGTCTCCGGGCTTCTCGACGCCCAGGCCGGCGACCGCCCCGGCCGGCTCGACGTGGTCGCCGATCTCGCCTATCCGCTACCGGTCACGGTGATCTGCGAACTGCTCGGCGTGCCCCGCGAGGACGAGCCCCTCTTCGGCAGCATCGCTCGCCGCCTCACCCGGGGCCTGGACCCCATCGACACCCAGACCGAGGAAGAACTCCGCGAACTCGACCAGGCACGCGGCGAGTTGATGCAGTACCTGGAAGGGGTCATCGCCCGGCGCCGCACCGAGCCCGGCACCGACCTGCTGTCCGGCCTGATGTTCCACCAGGATCCCGACGACGTGATGGGCCCGGTCCAGCTGCGCGTCACCCTCGGCCTGCTGCTGATCGCCGGTCACGAAACCACCGTCAACCTCATCGCCAACGGCACCCTCGCCCTGCTGCGCAACCCCGACGCCCTCGCCCGGCTGCGCGAAGACCCCGACCTGGCCACCCCGCTGGTGGAGGAGGTGCTGCGCTACGACCCGCCCGTGCAGATGTCCGGCCGCAGCGCCCTGGCCGACATCGACCTCGCCGGCACCACCATCCCCAAGGGCTCCCGCATCCGCCTGTTGCTCGCCGCGGGCAACCGCGACGCCACCCGCTTCGACGACCCCGACCGGTTCGTCCCCGACCGCCGGGACAACGCCCACCTCGGCTTCGGCGGCGGAATCCACTACTGCATCGGCGCCACCCTCGCCCGCGCCGAGGCGCAGATAGCGCTCACCGCCCTGGCCCGCAGGCTCCGCTCGCCGCGCCTGGTTGCCGACCCGCCGCCGTACCGGGAGAACGCCGTCCTGCGCGGCCCGGAACAGCTGCTGGTCGCCTTCGATCAGCTCGTCCCGGACGGCCCTCAGGGTGTGTCGTAG
- a CDS encoding nuclear transport factor 2 family protein: protein MPTTPAHDDTLARRLQHLEDKESLRALMIHGWRALDRKDWRTWIECWAEDAVLEFGPWDHIHGREAILAKVIEAEAPYATMQHHLLNMDFEVRGDRATGIGYMWFVAVTGPGTAASPYAMGGPYAWEYTRTADGWRLTRQQLGVWWTMGEDTLDAFTPAGQGVPPRPTETGEAPYDTP from the coding sequence ATGCCCACCACCCCCGCCCACGACGACACCCTCGCCCGGCGCCTGCAGCACCTGGAGGACAAGGAGTCCCTGCGTGCGCTGATGATCCACGGCTGGCGGGCGCTGGACCGCAAGGACTGGCGCACCTGGATCGAGTGCTGGGCCGAGGACGCGGTCCTGGAGTTCGGCCCGTGGGACCACATCCACGGCCGTGAGGCGATCCTGGCCAAGGTCATCGAGGCCGAGGCGCCGTACGCCACCATGCAGCACCACCTCCTCAACATGGACTTCGAGGTGCGAGGCGACCGGGCGACCGGCATCGGCTACATGTGGTTCGTAGCCGTCACCGGCCCCGGAACGGCCGCCTCGCCCTACGCCATGGGCGGCCCCTACGCCTGGGAGTACACCCGGACCGCCGACGGCTGGCGGCTGACCCGCCAGCAACTCGGCGTCTGGTGGACCATGGGCGAGGACACCCTCGACGCGTTCACTCCGGCCGGTCAGGGCGTGCCTCCCCGGCCCACGGAGACCGGCGAGGCGCCCTACGACACACCCTGA
- a CDS encoding MerR family transcriptional regulator produces MRLAELSERSGVSTATIKYYLREGLLQPGRRVSATQAEYGEDHLRRLRLVRALIQIGGVPVAAARDVIAAAEDESLDHHLRLGAATRALPCAERPAGDDPAVETARRSVAGLLERLGWSAGRGPDLRNPAHRRLIDSVAALVRLGYPCDTEQLLPYARLAAQLAVTDLDMVEQQPTPTGQIEAAVALTVLYEPVLLSLRRMAHAEESARRF; encoded by the coding sequence ATGCGGCTGGCGGAGCTGAGTGAGCGCAGCGGTGTGTCCACCGCCACGATCAAGTACTACCTGCGTGAAGGGCTGCTCCAGCCCGGGCGCCGGGTCTCCGCCACCCAGGCCGAATACGGGGAGGACCATCTGCGGCGGCTGCGCCTGGTGCGGGCGCTGATCCAGATCGGCGGGGTTCCGGTGGCCGCCGCGCGCGACGTGATCGCTGCCGCGGAGGACGAGTCGCTGGACCACCACCTGCGGCTGGGCGCGGCGACCCGGGCGCTGCCCTGCGCCGAGCGGCCCGCCGGGGACGACCCGGCGGTGGAGACCGCCCGCCGGTCGGTGGCGGGGCTGCTGGAGCGGCTGGGCTGGTCCGCCGGCCGCGGCCCGGACCTGCGCAACCCCGCCCACCGGCGGCTCATCGACTCGGTCGCCGCGCTGGTCCGGCTCGGCTACCCCTGCGACACCGAGCAGTTGCTGCCGTACGCGCGGCTGGCAGCGCAACTGGCGGTCACCGACCTGGACATGGTCGAGCAGCAGCCGACCCCGACCGGGCAGATCGAGGCAGCCGTCGCGCTGACGGTGCTGTACGAACCGGTGCTGCTGAGCCTGCGGCGGATGGCCCACGCGGAGGAGTCGGCCCGGCGGTTCTGA
- a CDS encoding LysR family transcriptional regulator: MSIELRHFRCFLAIADTLSITRAAERLHLTQPAVSRTLRQLEQALGVHLVDRSTHHLALTPDGLSFRDRAAVAVAAFDRALGYARHTAWPLRLGHAWSAAGTDTTALLRRWHEEHPATPLELLRIDDRTAGLARGEVDAALLRGEVRAPGLVTERLTTEPRVAGLPADDPLAGRTALSLTDLADRTIAVNTVSGVTSLDLWPPSARPAATITIGNTDDWLAAITGGRAVGVTTSATAEMHPHPAMAYVPLTDAPSVPVVIAWRDGPGHPRIPDLIRLAHEVMGRHGGGL, from the coding sequence ATGAGCATCGAGCTGCGTCATTTCCGCTGCTTTCTCGCCATCGCCGACACCCTCAGCATCACCCGCGCCGCCGAGCGGCTGCATCTGACCCAGCCCGCCGTCTCCCGCACCCTGCGCCAGCTGGAACAGGCCCTCGGCGTCCATCTCGTCGACCGCTCCACCCATCACCTCGCGCTCACCCCCGACGGGCTGTCCTTTCGCGACCGGGCCGCGGTCGCGGTGGCCGCCTTCGACCGGGCGCTCGGCTACGCCCGGCACACCGCCTGGCCGCTGCGGCTGGGCCACGCCTGGTCGGCCGCCGGTACGGACACCACCGCGCTGCTGCGCCGCTGGCACGAGGAGCACCCGGCGACCCCGCTCGAACTCCTCCGTATCGACGACCGCACGGCCGGTCTCGCCCGCGGCGAGGTGGACGCGGCCCTGCTCCGCGGCGAGGTCCGCGCCCCGGGCCTGGTCACCGAGCGGCTGACCACCGAGCCGAGAGTGGCCGGCCTGCCCGCCGACGACCCGCTGGCCGGCCGTACCGCCCTCTCCCTCACGGATCTGGCCGACCGCACCATCGCCGTCAACACCGTCTCCGGTGTCACCTCCCTCGACCTGTGGCCCCCGTCGGCCCGCCCCGCCGCCACGATCACCATCGGCAACACCGACGACTGGCTGGCCGCCATCACCGGCGGCCGCGCCGTCGGCGTCACCACCTCCGCCACCGCCGAGATGCACCCCCACCCCGCCATGGCCTACGTCCCCCTCACCGACGCCCCATCCGTCCCCGTCGTCATCGCCTGGCGCGACGGCCCGGGACATCCGCGGATCCCGGACCTGATCCGGCTGGCGCATGAGGTGATGGGGCGGCACGGCGGGGGTTTGTGA
- a CDS encoding EamA family transporter, whose translation MTAEAQAGRAGGAGARGRIGSVALVIGGIVSLQFGSSVAVLLFPRAGALGVVTLRLVVAALVLLIVCRPKLRGHARGDWATVLAFGVALAGMNSLFYQAIDRIPLGAAVTLEFLGPLILSVATSRRLLSLVWAALALGGVVLLGREGLDGLNLTGAAFALAAGGLWAAYILLSARTGQRFPQADGLALAMTVAALLSLPFGIVSAGSALIDPVTLGLGAAVALMSSVLPYTLELLALRKLPAAGFAVMMSLEPAAAATAGFLVLHQALGWAEVLAIGLVVLASVGAVRSAGAHS comes from the coding sequence CTGACGGCGGAGGCGCAGGCCGGGAGAGCCGGCGGGGCCGGGGCGCGCGGGCGGATCGGGTCGGTGGCGCTGGTCATCGGCGGGATCGTCTCCCTTCAGTTCGGCTCGTCGGTGGCGGTGCTGCTCTTTCCGCGGGCCGGTGCGCTGGGCGTGGTCACCCTGCGGCTGGTGGTCGCCGCACTGGTGCTGCTGATCGTCTGCCGTCCCAAGCTGCGCGGTCATGCGCGGGGCGACTGGGCCACGGTGCTGGCCTTCGGCGTCGCACTGGCCGGGATGAACTCGCTCTTCTACCAGGCCATCGACCGCATTCCGCTGGGTGCCGCGGTCACCCTGGAGTTCCTCGGGCCGCTCATCCTGTCGGTGGCGACCTCCCGCAGGCTGCTGAGCCTGGTGTGGGCGGCGCTGGCCCTGGGCGGCGTGGTGCTGCTGGGACGCGAGGGGCTCGACGGGCTCAACCTCACCGGAGCGGCGTTCGCGCTGGCGGCCGGCGGGCTGTGGGCCGCCTACATCCTGCTCTCCGCCCGTACGGGACAGCGCTTCCCGCAGGCGGACGGCCTGGCCCTGGCGATGACGGTCGCGGCGCTGCTCAGCCTGCCGTTCGGCATCGTCAGCGCGGGCTCCGCCCTGATCGACCCGGTCACCCTGGGGCTGGGCGCCGCGGTCGCCCTGATGTCGTCCGTCCTGCCCTACACCCTGGAACTGCTCGCCCTGCGCAAGCTGCCGGCCGCCGGTTTCGCGGTGATGATGAGCCTGGAGCCGGCCGCCGCGGCCACCGCCGGATTCCTCGTCCTGCACCAGGCCCTGGGCTGGGCCGAGGTGCTGGCCATCGGGCTGGTCGTGCTGGCGAGTGTGGGAGCCGTACGGAGCGCGGGGGCCCACAGCTGA
- a CDS encoding TIGR03084 family metal-binding protein, protein MSDPGAVLADLRAESEQLDALVAGLSAERWAAPTPAEGWTIAHQIAHLAWTDRQALLSATDPEGFVRAAQEALAAPLTFVDEAAEAGARTPPAELLADWRAGREELLRALRERPAGEKLPWYGPPMSVASMATARLMETWAHGQDIADALGAVRPPTARLRHIARIGVRTRNFAYATHQLTPPDEEFRVELRAPDGTVWEYGPPEAPQRVTGTALEFCLLVTQRAHRADLPSVRAEGADAERWLEIAQAFAGPPGKGREPSGKAATS, encoded by the coding sequence GTGTCCGATCCCGGCGCCGTACTGGCGGATCTCAGGGCGGAGAGTGAGCAGCTGGACGCGCTGGTCGCGGGGCTGTCGGCCGAGCGCTGGGCGGCCCCGACGCCCGCCGAGGGCTGGACGATCGCCCACCAGATCGCTCATCTGGCCTGGACCGACCGGCAGGCGCTGCTCTCGGCCACCGACCCGGAGGGGTTCGTGCGCGCCGCGCAGGAAGCCCTCGCCGCGCCGCTGACCTTTGTCGACGAGGCCGCCGAGGCCGGTGCGCGGACACCTCCCGCGGAGCTGCTCGCGGACTGGCGGGCCGGCCGTGAGGAGCTGCTCAGGGCGCTCAGGGAGCGGCCGGCCGGGGAGAAACTGCCCTGGTACGGCCCGCCGATGAGCGTGGCCTCGATGGCCACCGCGCGGCTGATGGAGACCTGGGCGCACGGGCAGGACATCGCCGACGCCCTGGGTGCCGTCCGGCCGCCCACCGCCCGGCTGCGGCATATCGCCCGGATCGGGGTGCGGACCCGCAACTTCGCCTATGCGACGCATCAACTCACCCCGCCCGACGAGGAGTTCCGGGTCGAGCTGCGGGCACCCGACGGCACGGTGTGGGAGTACGGGCCGCCGGAGGCCCCCCAGCGGGTGACCGGTACGGCGCTGGAGTTCTGTCTGCTGGTGACCCAGCGGGCGCACCGCGCCGATCTGCCGTCCGTACGGGCCGAGGGAGCGGACGCGGAGCGCTGGCTGGAGATCGCACAGGCCTTCGCGGGCCCGCCGGGCAAGGGGCGGGAGCCCTCCGGGAAAGCCGCCACCTCATGA